The Neovison vison isolate M4711 chromosome 13, ASM_NN_V1, whole genome shotgun sequence genome includes a region encoding these proteins:
- the LOC122893995 gene encoding 60S ribosomal protein L10-like, with amino-acid sequence MRGAFGKPQGTVARVHIGQVIMSIRTKLQIKEHVIEALHRAKFKFPGRQKIHISKKWGFTKFNADEFEDMVAEKRLIPDGCGVKYIPNRGPLDKWRALHS; translated from the coding sequence ATGCGGGGTGCCTTTGGAAAGCCCCAGGGCACAGTAGCCAGGGTCCACATTGGCCAAGTCATCATGTCCATCCGTACCAAGCTGCAGATCAAGGAGCATGTGATTGAGGCCCTACACAGGGCCAAGTTCAAGTTCCCTGGCCGCCAGAAGATCCACATCTCCAAGAAGTGGGGCTTTACTAAGTTCAATGCGGATGAATTTGAAGACATGGTGGCTGAAAAGCGGCTTATCCCAGATGGCTGTGGGGTCAAATACATCCCTAACCGTGGTCCATTGGACAAATggagggctctgcactcatga